One genomic window of Punica granatum isolate Tunisia-2019 chromosome 1, ASM765513v2, whole genome shotgun sequence includes the following:
- the LOC116193185 gene encoding protein WVD2-like 3, with the protein MGVEITDICVDKEQGRAEVYSNGSSDDPKPQEISDSYDDIKGDSECPASEECKEVKEYEVKECTNENPVKGEEEKTVESLKGKPKLDDKKQKDNSKTISSVKNGSKHSTGAARTKHTVPQPFALATAKRASSGARPTGTEIDSATVNNKSSSGKPVAKPSSKNANQSVSPPLARKPLQPDNKKHPDEEDSCSVDSSNTTSAQVPKSQMTVASAPTLRCTQRAEKRREFYSKLEQKQQALEAEKNQSDARTKEERETEIKQLRKSMMFKATPMPSFYHEGPPPKAELKKMPPTRAKSPKLGRRKSSGDAVDPSQGEKVKAIYGRGSRFSLCDNAAQNVKHDEPRQMLNMEEPIPTELNGHEGIQVITIES; encoded by the exons ATGGGAGTAGAAATCACAGACATCTGTGTGGACAAGGAGCAAGGTCGAGCAGAAGTTTACTCCAATGGTAGTTCCGACGATCCAAAACCTCAAGAGATATCAGACTCATATGATGACATTAAGGGTGACTCTGAATGCCCAGCTTCGGAAGAATGCAAAGAAGTGAAGGAATATGAAGTGAAGGAGTGCACTAACGAGAACCCCGTGAAGGGCGAGGAGGAGAAAACTGTGGAGAGCCTAAAGGGGAAACCAAAGTTGGATGATAAGAAGCAAAAAGATAATTCTAAGACCATATCATCGGTAAAAAATGGATCAAAACATAGCACGGGGGCAGCTCGAACAAAGCACACGGTTCCTCAGCCATTTGCTCTGGCGACTGCAAAGCGTGCTTCCTCTGGGGCACGTCCCACTGGGACAGAAATTGATTCAGCCACTGTTAATAACAAGTCATCAAGTGGAAAGCCTGTGGCCAAGCCAAGCTCTAAGAATGCGAATCAG TCAGTATCACCTCCATTGGCAAGGAAACCATTGCAGCCTGATAACAAGAAGCATCCTGATGAGGAAGATTCATGCTCAGTCGACTCTTC CAACACCACATCTGCACAAGTTCCCAAGTCACAGATGACTGTTGCATCTGCACCCACGCTAAGGTGCACTCAGCGCGCTGAAAAAAGGCGAGAG TTTTATTCCAAATTGGAGCAGAAACAACAGGCATTGGAGGCAGAGAAAAACCAATCTGATGCAAGGACTAAG gaagagagagaaacagaAATCAAGCAACTGAGAAAGAGCATGATGTTCAAGGCGACCCCAATGCCGAGCTTCTACCATGAGGGACCCCCACCCAAGGCCGAACTCAAAAAG ATGCCGCCTACTCGGGCAAAATCGCCAAAGTTGGGCAGGAGAAAGAGCTCCGGTGATGCAGTCGATCCTTCCCAAGGAGAAAAGGTAAAGGCAATTTACGGTCGTGGGAGTCGTTTCAGTCTGTGCGACAATGCAGCCCAAAATGTCAAGCATGACGAGCCCAGACAAATGCTCAACATGGAAGAGCCAATCCCGACAGAGTTGAATGGACACGAGGGCATACAGGTTATCACCATAGAGTCCTGA